From a region of the Fischerella sp. JS2 genome:
- a CDS encoding AEC family transporter produces the protein MTNLLELYVKLVGLVLLGFFLGCKLPATVPTRLGHFLFWVGVPISIVAFLYQTDLSGQIWIAPAIAYLAIFLGAFLAWIGIKWQALFTKTNLQQPTQGSFLLAAMVGNTGYLGYPVTLAIVGTQYFAWALFYDLLGTTLGAYGLGVALAARFSGSVHDFRHIVKAIIINPALWSFGFGLILRQVAIPAPVEFYLDKFAWTAVALSLLLIGMRLSKLNSWHSLPQAGISLGIKMLLVPLILGFILPFFGLTGKAALVIVLQMAMPPAFATLVLAETFNLDRNLAVTALAVGAIVLLITLPLWLWLFSVG, from the coding sequence TTGACAAATCTCTTAGAACTATATGTCAAATTAGTGGGTTTAGTTTTGCTAGGGTTTTTCTTGGGATGCAAACTACCTGCTACTGTTCCCACCCGCTTAGGTCATTTCCTCTTTTGGGTAGGAGTACCGATCAGTATTGTAGCGTTTCTATATCAAACAGACTTGTCAGGGCAGATTTGGATTGCACCTGCGATCGCCTACTTAGCCATTTTCCTTGGGGCATTTTTAGCCTGGATTGGGATCAAATGGCAAGCTCTTTTTACAAAAACCAATCTCCAGCAACCAACTCAGGGTAGTTTTCTCCTAGCGGCAATGGTAGGTAACACTGGTTATTTAGGCTATCCTGTTACCTTAGCAATAGTGGGCACTCAATATTTTGCTTGGGCGCTATTTTACGATTTACTCGGTACTACACTGGGCGCTTATGGCTTAGGTGTAGCCTTAGCGGCACGTTTTAGCGGCAGTGTCCATGATTTTAGACATATTGTTAAGGCAATTATTATTAATCCTGCCTTATGGAGTTTTGGTTTCGGTTTAATATTACGGCAAGTAGCAATTCCTGCCCCAGTTGAATTTTACCTAGATAAATTCGCTTGGACTGCCGTAGCTTTGTCGCTGTTATTAATCGGGATGCGATTAAGCAAGCTCAATTCCTGGCATAGCTTACCACAAGCAGGAATCAGCTTGGGAATAAAAATGTTGTTAGTTCCCCTGATTTTGGGCTTTATTTTACCATTTTTTGGTTTAACAGGCAAAGCCGCCTTGGTCATAGTCTTGCAAATGGCTATGCCTCCAGCTTTTGCCACATTAGTACTTGCTGAAACCTTCAATCTTGATCGCAATCTAGCAGTCACTGCCTTAGCAGTAGGGGCAATAGTATTATTAATTACTCTACCTCTGTGGCTGTGGCTATTTTCTGTAGGTTAG
- a CDS encoding type II toxin-antitoxin system HicB family antitoxin, which yields MTTNLLKNSTDNVSKLNYSVLIAEKEGGFQATVWGLPECQVFATTREDALKNLHELVNSRLQNVEIVTQEIEAPKSEHPWIKFAGKYKDDPQFDDMLADIEAYRREVDAGMEEYYRQLDAEEEVK from the coding sequence ATGACTACGAATTTGCTCAAAAATTCTACTGATAACGTATCCAAACTTAATTATTCAGTATTGATTGCAGAAAAAGAAGGCGGTTTTCAAGCAACAGTTTGGGGTTTACCAGAGTGTCAGGTATTTGCAACGACACGAGAAGATGCATTGAAAAATTTGCATGAACTTGTCAATTCTCGTTTACAAAATGTCGAAATAGTAACTCAGGAAATTGAAGCACCAAAATCTGAGCATCCCTGGATAAAATTTGCAGGCAAGTACAAGGATGACCCACAATTTGATGATATGCTGGCGGATATCGAAGCATATAGACGTGAAGTAGATGCGGGGATGGAAGAATATTATCGTCAACTGGATGCTGAGGAAGAAGTTAAGTGA
- a CDS encoding phosphoribosyltransferase, with protein sequence MPDLYISWSDYHRKIEQLAALVYQSGWELNQIICLARGGLRVGDILSRIYKQPLAILATSSYSGPGKQERGYLTFSRHLTMTTEKLGSRILLVDDLVDSGVTLKETIPWLKTYSDAPIEEIRTAVIWYKACSVIKPDYYVDYLSDNPWIHQPFEHYEFMKPVELLEMVSS encoded by the coding sequence ATGCCAGACCTTTACATTTCTTGGTCAGATTATCACCGCAAAATAGAACAACTGGCTGCTTTAGTCTATCAATCAGGTTGGGAGCTCAATCAAATTATCTGCCTTGCCAGAGGTGGACTAAGGGTGGGAGATATTCTCTCCCGTATTTATAAGCAGCCCTTGGCAATTTTAGCAACATCATCTTACAGTGGCCCAGGCAAGCAAGAAAGGGGATATTTAACCTTTTCTCGGCATTTGACAATGACTACAGAAAAGTTAGGTTCGCGCATTCTTTTAGTGGATGACTTGGTAGATTCTGGGGTGACTTTGAAAGAGACTATACCTTGGCTAAAGACGTATTCTGATGCTCCAATAGAGGAAATTCGCACTGCGGTAATTTGGTATAAAGCTTGTTCAGTAATAAAACCTGATTACTACGTTGATTATTTATCAGATAATCCTTGGATTCATCAACCATTTGAACACTATGAATTTATGAAGCCGGTGGAACTATTGGAAATGGTTAGTAGTTAG
- a CDS encoding MFS transporter, protein MSDSPPDGNFQHSAENEKLDLSTKLAFGAGDLGTAITAMIGISYLSPFLTDVAGLNPQLAGQTQLVGKVWDAVNDPMVGVLSDRTQSSQGRRYPWMIWGAIPFGIFFFLQWIVPHFSNNENVNQWGLFWYYTAISILFNAFYTVVNLPYTALTAELTQDYDERTSLNSFRFAFSIGGSILALIIGLVISLVVPNNRSLQFLFIGVICAIISVLPIYWCVWGTKKRAQAVANLHPETEQTVSIPFGQQLKIAFSNRPFLFVVGIYLCSWLAVQLTAGIIPYFVISWMRLPQWHISSVLLAVQGTAMSMLFVWSAISKRVGKQAVYYMGMTLWIIAQAGLFFVKPDQIVLMYCLAVLAGFGVSTAYLIPWSMLPDVIELDELTTGQRREGIFYSFMVFLQKICLGLAVNLVLQRLGAAGYIKPTAEIPAPIQPDSVLEVIRVSIGPLPAVALICGLVLAYFYPITREMHAEILLKLQERRNRRGDRG, encoded by the coding sequence ATGAGCGATTCTCCCCCTGATGGTAATTTCCAGCACAGTGCTGAGAATGAAAAACTAGATTTGAGTACGAAGCTAGCTTTTGGTGCTGGAGATTTGGGTACGGCAATTACTGCCATGATTGGGATCTCTTATTTGTCACCTTTCCTGACAGATGTTGCTGGGTTGAATCCCCAATTAGCAGGACAAACTCAACTTGTCGGTAAAGTCTGGGATGCAGTCAACGACCCAATGGTGGGGGTATTGAGCGATCGCACTCAAAGTAGTCAGGGGAGACGCTATCCTTGGATGATTTGGGGGGCCATTCCCTTTGGGATTTTCTTTTTTTTGCAGTGGATTGTACCTCACTTTAGTAATAACGAAAATGTGAATCAGTGGGGTTTATTTTGGTATTACACTGCGATTTCGATTTTGTTTAATGCTTTCTATACAGTTGTTAATTTACCATACACTGCTCTCACCGCAGAACTAACCCAAGACTACGACGAACGTACCAGCCTCAATAGTTTTCGTTTTGCTTTTTCGATTGGTGGGAGCATTCTGGCTTTAATTATTGGATTAGTTATTTCTTTAGTAGTTCCTAATAACCGCAGCTTACAGTTTTTATTCATAGGAGTGATTTGTGCGATTATTTCTGTTCTACCAATATATTGGTGTGTTTGGGGAACGAAAAAACGCGCTCAAGCTGTGGCAAATTTACACCCAGAAACAGAACAAACTGTCTCTATTCCCTTTGGGCAACAACTTAAAATTGCTTTTAGTAATCGCCCTTTTTTGTTTGTAGTTGGGATATATCTTTGTTCCTGGTTAGCAGTCCAACTCACAGCTGGTATTATTCCTTATTTTGTCATTAGTTGGATGCGTCTTCCCCAATGGCACATTAGCTCAGTACTATTGGCTGTGCAAGGAACTGCGATGAGTATGTTGTTTGTCTGGAGTGCGATTAGTAAGCGTGTTGGCAAACAAGCTGTGTACTATATGGGCATGACTTTGTGGATTATCGCTCAGGCTGGGCTGTTTTTCGTCAAGCCAGATCAGATTGTGTTGATGTACTGTTTAGCAGTTTTAGCTGGTTTTGGGGTATCAACAGCTTATTTAATTCCCTGGTCAATGCTACCAGATGTGATCGAACTAGATGAATTAACAACAGGACAGCGTCGGGAAGGTATTTTTTATAGTTTCATGGTATTTTTGCAAAAAATTTGTTTGGGGTTGGCTGTGAACTTAGTTTTGCAAAGACTGGGTGCAGCTGGATACATTAAACCTACAGCAGAAATACCTGCACCAATCCAACCAGATTCAGTGTTGGAAGTGATTCGTGTTTCAATTGGTCCCTTACCAGCAGTAGCTTTAATTTGTGGTTTAGTTTTGGCGTATTTTTACCCAATTACCCGTGAGATGCACGCTGAAATTTTACTCAAACTTCAGGAAAGAAGGAACAGACGGGGGGATAGGGGATAG
- a CDS encoding HEAT repeat domain-containing protein, whose translation MAVPSLEEISAQLDSPNLRDRMVALASLRDIPAEEAVPLIKKVLDDESLQLRSMAIFALGIKQTSECYSILVKILETDPDYGIRADAAGALGYLGDGRAFEPLSRAFYEDTDWLVRFSAAVSLGNLKDTRAREILYQALDSEEVVLQQAAIAALGEIKDINAVDRVLRFAQSDDWLVRQRLAETLGQLPTPKSVSALRYLEKDSHENVAEAARISLKRLEEAGYQA comes from the coding sequence ATGGCAGTTCCAAGCTTAGAGGAAATTTCCGCTCAGTTAGACAGTCCGAATCTACGCGATCGCATGGTTGCTCTTGCCTCATTGAGAGACATACCAGCAGAGGAGGCTGTACCTTTAATTAAAAAAGTGTTGGATGATGAGTCCTTGCAATTGCGATCAATGGCAATATTTGCCTTAGGCATTAAACAAACTTCGGAGTGCTACTCTATTTTGGTCAAAATTCTGGAAACCGACCCAGACTATGGCATTCGTGCTGATGCTGCTGGTGCGCTAGGATACTTGGGTGATGGTAGAGCCTTTGAGCCTCTGTCAAGAGCCTTTTACGAAGATACTGACTGGTTAGTTCGCTTTAGTGCTGCTGTCTCATTAGGTAATTTAAAAGACACTCGCGCCCGTGAAATCCTTTACCAAGCCCTCGATAGTGAAGAAGTAGTACTACAACAAGCAGCGATCGCAGCACTGGGAGAAATTAAAGATATCAACGCGGTAGATCGCGTTTTACGTTTTGCTCAATCAGATGATTGGTTGGTGCGACAACGTTTAGCTGAAACTCTGGGCCAGCTTCCCACTCCTAAAAGTGTCTCCGCGTTGAGGTACCTAGAAAAAGACAGTCACGAAAACGTTGCTGAAGCTGCCAGAATTTCTCTCAAGAGATTAGAGGAAGCAGGCTATCAAGCGTAA
- a CDS encoding phycobiliprotein lyase, with protein sequence MSIEEFFELSAGKWFSHRTSHHLAFKQSESGKSDIFIEMLAADHPEVIKLCEQYEIDPKRASCGARVTWNGTMEWDEQDHKGSTVLVPVPNEDNPNEGKLLREMGYAEKMPVAGSYKIGDDDALTLITEYETMWSEERLWFASPNLRMRVGVLKRFGGFSMASFTSEIRMGGAAPAKASEAANSASS encoded by the coding sequence ATGAGTATTGAAGAGTTTTTTGAGTTAAGTGCAGGTAAATGGTTTTCCCATCGTACTAGTCATCACTTAGCTTTTAAACAATCCGAGTCTGGTAAATCAGATATCTTTATAGAAATGCTGGCAGCAGATCATCCAGAGGTAATCAAACTGTGTGAACAGTATGAAATTGACCCTAAACGTGCTTCTTGTGGCGCGAGAGTGACTTGGAACGGCACGATGGAATGGGATGAACAAGATCATAAGGGTTCTACGGTATTAGTTCCAGTACCGAATGAAGATAACCCCAACGAAGGCAAGTTGTTGCGGGAAATGGGCTATGCTGAGAAAATGCCTGTTGCTGGCAGCTATAAGATTGGTGATGATGACGCATTGACCTTAATTACAGAATACGAAACAATGTGGTCTGAAGAGCGCCTCTGGTTTGCTAGCCCTAATTTACGAATGCGAGTCGGCGTCCTGAAGCGCTTCGGTGGCTTTAGTATGGCTTCGTTCACATCTGAAATTCGCATGGGTGGTGCTGCACCAGCAAAAGCTTCGGAAGCAGCCAATTCAGCATCAAGTTAG